A window of the Virgibacillus pantothenticus genome harbors these coding sequences:
- a CDS encoding YihY/virulence factor BrkB family protein: MVNKVILFGKQVYQRMIDIDLFGLAAQLAFFFLLSLFPFLLFLVTLVGYLPMDELAVLDIISSYAPPQIVELISTNVTNLIRQRNGGLLSFGIIATLWAASNGVNALMRGFNYAYEVDENRSFIVSRLIAIVLTIAMMAIIIIALLLPIFGKLVGTYLFSFVGLSEGFITVWEALRWVVSSIVFFIVFLALYKLAPNKRIYLKNAAAGALFATVAWQLVSLGFSYYVSNIGNYSAMYGSLGAVIALMIWFYLSGIIILTGGLINAIIRKNKLMK; encoded by the coding sequence ATGGTAAATAAAGTTATTTTATTTGGAAAGCAGGTCTATCAACGGATGATAGATATAGATCTGTTTGGCTTGGCTGCTCAACTGGCTTTTTTCTTTCTGTTGTCACTGTTTCCTTTTCTATTATTTTTAGTGACACTTGTCGGATATTTACCAATGGATGAGTTAGCTGTGTTGGACATTATTTCTTCCTACGCTCCACCTCAAATTGTGGAATTGATTTCGACAAATGTTACCAATTTGATTCGTCAAAGAAATGGCGGATTGCTTTCATTTGGTATTATAGCTACGTTATGGGCAGCATCAAATGGAGTTAATGCTTTAATGCGCGGCTTTAATTATGCTTATGAAGTTGATGAAAACCGTTCTTTCATTGTATCAAGGCTCATCGCTATTGTGCTTACAATAGCGATGATGGCAATTATTATTATAGCATTATTATTACCGATTTTCGGGAAGTTGGTAGGGACTTATTTATTCTCATTTGTCGGTTTATCAGAAGGGTTTATTACCGTTTGGGAAGCTTTGCGCTGGGTTGTTTCTTCCATTGTTTTCTTTATTGTTTTTCTTGCGTTATATAAGCTTGCCCCGAATAAACGCATTTATTTAAAAAATGCTGCAGCTGGAGCTTTATTTGCGACAGTAGCATGGCAGTTAGTTTCACTCGGTTTTTCTTATTATGTAAGCAATATTGGGAATTATTCAGCAATGTATGGTAGCCTCGGTGCCGTAATTGCACTAATGATTTGGTTTTATTTATCAGGAATTATTATTCTTACCGGTGGCTTAATAAATGCTATTATTCGAAAAAATAAGCTGATGAAGTAA
- a CDS encoding NYN domain-containing protein, with the protein MLKALALEANAFSFYGGKELKKIMVFIDGNNFENAVNSLYGCQTKIDYHELAKNICDREKGDLQRLYYYTAKSSKEKDKAQSTERFANFLNKKVSKCIAKVGFLKFKGVDENGKDIYEEKGTDVNIAVDMVSLAFQNAYDEAVLLSADSDYEPAIRTVRNYGKNVTVGLVDKQTGGFIKDICDHNIILDKEFLNNVKR; encoded by the coding sequence GTGTTAAAGGCGTTAGCATTAGAAGCTAACGCCTTTAGTTTTTATGGGGGTAAAGAATTGAAGAAAATTATGGTTTTTATAGACGGGAATAATTTTGAAAATGCAGTAAATAGCCTCTATGGTTGCCAAACAAAAATAGATTACCACGAATTAGCTAAAAACATATGCGATAGAGAGAAAGGTGACTTGCAGAGACTTTATTATTACACTGCAAAAAGTAGCAAGGAAAAAGATAAAGCTCAAAGTACAGAAAGGTTCGCAAACTTTCTAAATAAAAAAGTGTCTAAATGTATAGCTAAAGTTGGTTTTTTAAAGTTTAAGGGTGTAGACGAAAACGGAAAGGACATTTATGAGGAAAAAGGTACAGACGTCAATATTGCTGTGGATATGGTATCATTAGCTTTTCAGAACGCTTATGATGAGGCTGTACTACTTAGCGCTGACTCTGATTATGAACCAGCAATACGGACAGTAAGAAACTACGGAAAAAACGTTACTGTTGGTTTAGTTGATAAGCAGACAGGTGGATTTATTAAGGATATATGTGATCACAATATCATATTAGATAAAGAGTTTTTAAATAATGTAAAAAGATAG
- a CDS encoding low molecular weight protein-tyrosine-phosphatase, whose amino-acid sequence MIRVIFVCLGNICRSPMAEAIFADLLKKENLTDKIEVDSAGTGSWHIGNPPHEETIAILKKHDVAADGLKARQITAHDKGNADYIIAMDEQNKQDVLQMFGEDETVRIAKLMDFVERAEEANVPDPYFTGNFAYTYELVSEGCYQLLQYLKQTHSIV is encoded by the coding sequence ATGATCCGGGTAATTTTTGTTTGTCTTGGTAATATTTGTCGCTCGCCAATGGCTGAAGCAATTTTTGCTGATTTATTAAAAAAAGAGAATCTCACAGACAAAATAGAGGTAGATTCTGCTGGAACCGGTAGTTGGCATATAGGAAATCCACCTCATGAAGAAACGATAGCGATTTTAAAAAAACACGATGTGGCAGCGGACGGTTTAAAAGCGCGGCAAATAACTGCGCACGATAAAGGGAATGCTGATTATATAATTGCCATGGATGAGCAAAATAAACAAGATGTATTGCAAATGTTTGGTGAAGACGAAACAGTTCGGATAGCAAAATTGATGGATTTTGTTGAAAGAGCTGAAGAAGCAAATGTTCCTGACCCTTATTTTACAGGTAATTTTGCTTATACATATGAGTTGGTATCTGAAGGATGCTACCAACTCTTGCAGTATTTAAAACAAACACATTCTATAGTCTAA
- a CDS encoding phage holin, with protein MKINWKVRAKKKSFWLALVPAIVLLIQIVGNWFGYDIAAELINAEAAKFINAVFAVLVILGIVNDPTTKGLSDSKQARHYKKPRDNA; from the coding sequence GTGAAAATCAATTGGAAAGTAAGAGCAAAGAAGAAATCATTTTGGCTGGCTTTAGTTCCTGCAATTGTATTATTGATACAAATTGTAGGTAATTGGTTTGGATATGATATTGCAGCAGAATTAATTAATGCAGAAGCTGCAAAATTTATCAATGCGGTTTTTGCTGTTCTAGTTATTTTGGGTATTGTAAATGACCCTACTACCAAAGGATTAAGCGATAGTAAGCAAGCTAGGCACTACAAAAAGCCTAGAGACAATGCTTAA
- a CDS encoding N-acetylmuramoyl-L-alanine amidase → MVKKVAWGAGHGIHTPGKRTPDGEREWSFNNVVVTEGIKHLEGNYDDVEVLRLDDPTGERDVPLQERTNKANAWGADVYVSTHHNANTGKWGSWTGTETYTYLGNHPSTEQLASKVHKRIVNAYGLRDRGLKKADFHVLRETKMDAVLTEGGYMDSTIDIKKLRDNEVLKKAGRAIADGIADFLNLELKKGGSKPSKPAPEPKPSKKYKSVVDYMKDHKMDASFNNRKRLAEKYGIKNYRGTASQNVTLLNKLQGRFVKSTASSKPKPKSFKVGQKVTVKKSASKFATGESIASFVKGNSYKIKQVKSDRVLLDGIMSWVRKSDVY, encoded by the coding sequence ATGGTGAAAAAAGTAGCATGGGGTGCAGGTCACGGAATTCATACACCGGGTAAACGTACACCAGACGGTGAAAGAGAATGGTCATTTAACAACGTTGTGGTAACAGAAGGAATAAAACATTTAGAAGGCAACTATGATGACGTTGAAGTTTTACGTCTGGATGACCCAACAGGAGAGCGTGACGTACCATTGCAAGAGCGTACAAATAAAGCAAATGCTTGGGGCGCTGATGTTTATGTTTCAACACACCATAACGCTAATACAGGCAAATGGGGTTCTTGGACAGGTACAGAGACTTACACTTATTTAGGCAACCACCCAAGCACTGAGCAACTTGCCAGTAAAGTGCATAAACGTATCGTTAACGCTTATGGTTTAAGAGATAGAGGGTTGAAAAAGGCTGACTTTCATGTGCTTCGTGAAACAAAAATGGATGCTGTCTTAACAGAAGGTGGTTACATGGATTCTACAATTGATATTAAGAAGCTGCGTGATAATGAAGTGCTAAAGAAAGCTGGACGGGCTATAGCTGATGGTATTGCTGATTTTCTTAATTTAGAGCTTAAAAAAGGTGGCTCTAAACCAAGTAAACCAGCACCTGAGCCTAAACCATCTAAAAAATATAAAAGTGTTGTTGATTATATGAAAGATCATAAGATGGATGCTAGTTTTAACAACCGTAAAAGATTAGCTGAAAAGTACGGCATTAAAAATTATCGTGGTACAGCTAGCCAAAACGTTACGTTGTTAAATAAATTGCAGGGTCGATTTGTTAAATCTACCGCATCCAGCAAGCCAAAACCTAAATCCTTTAAAGTCGGCCAGAAAGTCACTGTCAAAAAATCAGCAAGCAAATTTGCTACTGGCGAGTCTATTGCAAGCTTTGTTAAAGGTAACAGCTATAAGATTAAACAGGTGAAATCTGATCGGGTATTACTCGATGGCATTATGTCTTGGGTGCGTAAATCAGATGTGTATTGA
- a CDS encoding type II toxin-antitoxin system PemK/MazF family toxin, whose translation MSKEFPLHGDIYWAELGPVRGSEQDGQRPVFVASNNMMNRYSPIVLISPMTRAEKKYPFTVTYNKNDLILLESNIEKLKKLGQKFDIEIEKGAILCEQSRSVSKDRLKMKVGEFNTDKYAIKVKEAISFLYAINGCVKCYHPMRKDAVKCGKCGTIHNKKCKTCKRLLKYEFKYCPYCGKEATGNWWK comes from the coding sequence TTGAGTAAGGAATTCCCTTTACACGGAGATATATATTGGGCAGAGTTAGGACCGGTCAGAGGCTCTGAACAAGATGGGCAAAGGCCGGTTTTTGTTGCTTCCAACAATATGATGAACCGATATTCACCAATAGTGCTAATTTCCCCTATGACTCGTGCTGAAAAAAAATACCCTTTCACCGTTACATATAACAAAAATGATTTAATTCTATTAGAAAGTAATATTGAAAAACTTAAAAAACTGGGGCAAAAGTTTGATATTGAGATTGAAAAAGGCGCTATTCTATGCGAACAATCAAGATCTGTTAGCAAAGACCGGTTAAAAATGAAGGTAGGCGAATTTAATACAGACAAATATGCAATTAAAGTGAAAGAGGCTATTTCTTTTTTGTACGCTATAAATGGTTGTGTAAAATGCTATCATCCTATGAGAAAAGATGCAGTAAAATGTGGGAAATGTGGGACTATACATAATAAAAAGTGCAAAACTTGTAAAAGGTTACTTAAATATGAATTTAAATACTGTCCATATTGTGGAAAGGAGGCTACAGGGAATTGGTGGAAATAA
- a CDS encoding YolD-like family protein, giving the protein MSSVPKPPKKKKSSNSKPVLTEDKMIELSEKLADALEFKNEITITTYNRGRYEKFTGVIQSANPETKMITFDVGYFEHYKISANIIVDVK; this is encoded by the coding sequence ATGTCATCTGTACCAAAACCACCAAAAAAGAAAAAATCATCAAATAGCAAACCTGTTTTAACTGAGGATAAAATGATCGAGTTATCGGAAAAATTGGCGGATGCATTGGAGTTTAAAAATGAGATTACAATCACTACATACAATAGGGGGAGATACGAAAAGTTTACAGGAGTAATACAAAGCGCTAACCCCGAAACAAAGATGATCACTTTTGATGTTGGATATTTTGAACACTATAAGATAAGTGCTAATATTATTGTGGATGTGAAGTAA
- a CDS encoding heavy metal translocating P-type ATPase, with the protein MSAKTSSPHPSNTIQKISEHKELIAALFSGLLIAVTWSLEAYLSQPLWVILHLIAFIIGGYAKAKEGITETIRNKDLNVEMLMIFAAIGAAAIGYWTEGAILIFIFALSGALETYTMNKSNKEISSLMKLQPEKALRIDGEEKEIVPVSSLQINDIIYVRAGERIPADGEIDRGETSIDESAITGEAIPVRKTEGNEVLAGTVALDGSIYIQITKPANQTLFQQIIQMIQSAQEEKSPSQLFIEKFEGAYVKIVLVVVFFMMFIPYFLFDWTIQESIYRAMILLVVASPCALVASIMPATLSAISKSARAGVLFKGGVHIENIGHIQAIAFDKTGTLTNGKPEVTDFHIHPDYTKEEILPIAMAMEQDSTHPLAHAIVTFCRQNKIDVLPQDIQVSVFTLAGNGISAIIQNVTWEIGKPDYIGFEAYFEHTTKQLAAEGKTIVYVKKGDQVVALFALKDTVRNDSIQAIKLLKQQGIHTLMLTGDHELTAKAIAEEAGIDEYVANCLPHEKVEEIKKLKEAYQHVAMVGDGINDGPALATANIGIAMGEGTDVALETADVVLMKNNLSRIINAIHTSQKMNRVVKQNIFFSLAVIAVLIASNFLQVLDMPLGVIGHEGSTILVILNGLRLLK; encoded by the coding sequence ATGTCAGCCAAAACTAGCTCACCACACCCCTCTAATACAATTCAAAAAATTTCTGAACACAAAGAACTTATTGCAGCTTTATTTAGTGGTTTATTAATTGCAGTCACTTGGTCGTTGGAAGCTTATCTCTCTCAGCCTCTTTGGGTGATTCTCCATTTGATTGCATTTATAATTGGGGGCTATGCAAAAGCAAAAGAAGGCATTACAGAAACCATTCGTAATAAAGACTTAAATGTAGAGATGCTAATGATCTTTGCTGCTATTGGTGCTGCAGCTATCGGTTATTGGACAGAGGGAGCAATTCTAATCTTTATCTTTGCTTTGTCCGGTGCACTTGAAACATATACTATGAATAAAAGTAACAAAGAAATCTCTTCGCTGATGAAATTACAGCCTGAAAAAGCATTGAGAATAGATGGGGAAGAAAAAGAAATTGTTCCTGTTTCCTCTTTGCAAATAAATGATATCATTTATGTACGAGCAGGAGAGCGTATTCCAGCAGATGGAGAGATTGACCGCGGGGAAACGTCGATTGACGAAAGTGCCATTACCGGCGAAGCTATTCCAGTTAGAAAAACGGAAGGTAACGAAGTGCTTGCAGGCACAGTGGCATTAGATGGTTCCATATATATTCAAATCACGAAACCAGCAAACCAAACATTATTTCAACAGATCATTCAAATGATCCAATCAGCTCAGGAGGAAAAATCTCCATCACAGTTATTTATTGAAAAATTTGAAGGGGCCTATGTAAAAATTGTTTTAGTGGTTGTCTTTTTTATGATGTTTATTCCGTATTTTTTATTTGACTGGACGATTCAGGAAAGTATCTATCGAGCTATGATTCTATTAGTTGTCGCTTCTCCATGTGCCCTTGTTGCCTCAATAATGCCAGCAACACTATCTGCTATCTCCAAAAGCGCCAGAGCAGGTGTGCTATTTAAAGGTGGCGTACATATTGAAAATATTGGACATATTCAGGCGATCGCCTTCGACAAAACAGGAACGTTAACCAACGGAAAGCCCGAAGTGACAGATTTCCATATCCATCCAGATTATACTAAAGAGGAAATATTGCCAATTGCAATGGCCATGGAACAAGATTCTACTCACCCACTAGCTCATGCCATCGTTACTTTTTGTAGACAAAATAAGATAGATGTTCTTCCGCAAGACATTCAGGTATCTGTATTTACTTTGGCGGGAAATGGCATTTCAGCCATTATCCAAAATGTAACATGGGAAATTGGTAAACCAGACTATATTGGTTTTGAAGCTTATTTCGAACATACAACCAAACAACTTGCCGCTGAAGGCAAAACGATTGTATATGTTAAAAAGGGCGACCAAGTCGTTGCTTTATTTGCGCTCAAAGATACTGTAAGAAACGATAGTATTCAAGCTATCAAACTTTTAAAACAGCAAGGAATCCATACGTTGATGCTTACAGGAGATCATGAGCTTACAGCAAAAGCGATAGCTGAGGAAGCAGGAATTGATGAATATGTAGCGAATTGTTTGCCTCATGAAAAGGTGGAGGAGATTAAGAAACTGAAAGAAGCCTATCAGCACGTAGCAATGGTCGGTGATGGCATTAATGATGGTCCTGCATTAGCAACCGCTAATATTGGCATCGCTATGGGCGAAGGGACAGATGTTGCCTTAGAAACAGCAGATGTGGTACTCATGAAAAATAATCTTAGCAGAATTATCAATGCCATTCATACTTCACAAAAAATGAATCGAGTTGTAAAGCAAAATATATTCTTTTCGCTCGCAGTCATTGCTGTACTTATCGCATCCAACTTCTTACAAGTCCTTGACATGCCATTAGGCGTTATAGGACACGAAGGAAGTACTATTTTGGTTATTTTAAATGGTTTAAGATTGTTGAAATAA
- a CDS encoding YolD-like family protein, whose translation MVNDRGTIKWTSIMMPEHIEMLQKMWKEQDHEKMPILDEQQKEEINNKLLMAVANDLTVELKYFDNHDFYKVKGKITSINKQNKYISIAGQHLLFENIIDVWID comes from the coding sequence ATGGTAAACGATCGGGGTACTATTAAATGGACATCTATCATGATGCCAGAGCATATTGAAATGTTGCAAAAAATGTGGAAAGAGCAAGACCACGAGAAAATGCCTATATTAGACGAACAGCAGAAAGAAGAAATAAACAATAAGCTGTTAATGGCTGTGGCGAATGATCTAACGGTCGAATTGAAATACTTTGATAACCATGATTTTTATAAGGTAAAAGGTAAAATAACCAGTATCAATAAACAAAATAAATACATAAGCATAGCTGGTCAGCATTTGCTTTTTGAAAATATCATTGATGTGTGGATAGACTAA